From the genome of Winogradskyella forsetii, one region includes:
- the mnmE gene encoding tRNA uridine-5-carboxymethylaminomethyl(34) synthesis GTPase MnmE, producing the protein MHNDTIVALATPSGSGAIAVIRLSGQEAITIASKCFKSVSKKDLAQQATHTIHLGHIVDANRTIDEVLVSVFKDPNSYTGENVVEISCHGSSYIQQEIIQLFLRQGCRMATAGEFTLRAFLNGKLDLSQAEAVADLISSDNEASHQIAMQQMRGGFSSEIAKLREELLNFASLIELELDFAEEDVEFADRTQFKQLIERITFVLKRLIDSFSVGNVIKNGIPVAIVGEPNVGKSTLLNALLNEDRAIVSEIAGTTRDTIEDEISIGGIGFRFIDTAGIRDTKDVVESIGIKKTFEKIEQAQVVLLLVGSPQLAVGGNAVESFKIEIEKIKNKFPQKQLLVILNKIDQITDTDLAELTSSLGSHTENLIPISAKTGFGVEQLTNTLLNLINTGALRNNETIVTNSRHYDALLKAFEEIQKVQYGLETGLSGDLLAIDIRQALYHFGEITGEITNDDLLGNIFANFCIGK; encoded by the coding sequence ATGCATAACGATACCATTGTAGCTTTAGCGACGCCCTCTGGAAGTGGCGCCATTGCGGTTATCCGATTATCAGGACAAGAGGCGATCACTATAGCTTCAAAATGTTTTAAATCGGTTTCCAAGAAGGATTTAGCACAACAGGCGACGCATACCATTCACTTAGGTCATATTGTGGACGCTAACCGAACTATAGATGAGGTTTTAGTATCTGTTTTTAAAGACCCGAATTCCTATACAGGGGAAAATGTGGTAGAGATTTCGTGTCATGGGTCATCTTATATTCAACAGGAAATCATTCAATTGTTTTTAAGGCAAGGGTGTAGAATGGCGACTGCAGGCGAGTTTACCTTACGTGCTTTTTTGAATGGTAAATTGGATTTGAGTCAGGCGGAAGCTGTGGCAGATTTGATTTCAAGTGATAATGAAGCATCTCACCAGATTGCGATGCAACAGATGCGTGGTGGTTTTTCTTCTGAAATAGCCAAATTACGTGAAGAGCTGCTCAACTTCGCTTCCTTAATTGAGTTAGAATTGGACTTTGCCGAGGAAGATGTGGAATTCGCAGACCGAACCCAGTTTAAACAATTAATAGAGCGTATCACTTTTGTATTGAAACGTTTGATTGATTCGTTTTCGGTTGGAAATGTAATCAAAAATGGTATTCCTGTGGCCATAGTTGGCGAGCCTAATGTTGGGAAATCTACCTTATTAAATGCTTTGTTAAATGAAGATAGAGCTATAGTGTCTGAAATTGCGGGCACCACAAGAGATACGATTGAAGATGAAATATCGATTGGTGGAATTGGTTTCCGGTTTATTGATACCGCAGGCATTCGTGATACTAAAGATGTGGTGGAGAGTATTGGGATAAAAAAGACCTTTGAAAAGATTGAGCAGGCGCAGGTGGTTTTGCTTTTAGTTGGTAGTCCACAGTTGGCAGTTGGTGGTAATGCCGTTGAATCTTTTAAAATTGAAATTGAAAAAATAAAAAATAAGTTTCCGCAAAAGCAGTTGTTGGTGATCTTAAATAAGATTGACCAAATTACTGATACAGATTTAGCGGAACTGACTTCAAGCCTTGGGTCACACACAGAAAATCTGATTCCTATTTCTGCTAAAACGGGGTTTGGCGTCGAGCAATTGACCAATACACTGCTCAATTTAATTAATACAGGCGCATTGCGTAATAATGAGACTATTGTTACTAATTCCCGCCACTATGATGCATTGCTAAAGGCTTTTGAAGAGATACAGAAGGTTCAGTACGGATTGGAAACCGGCTTGTCCGGCGATTTGTTGGCTATAGATATTCGGCAAGCTTTGTATCACTTTGGTGAGATTACAGGTGAGATTACCAATGATGATTTGTTGGGTAATATTTTTGCTAATTTCTGCATCGGGAAGTAA
- a CDS encoding SDR family oxidoreductase, with amino-acid sequence MSKPKEFPKQSQDQPGKQNEMNPKPEIIRADYKGSDKLKGKIALITGGDSGIGRSVAVHFAREGADVAIVYLSETEDAKKTKTLVEKEGQSCLLIKADLKKRNDCERVIKECMDTYIKLNILVNNAGVQFPKDSIEDVSMDDFDATYKTNIYPYFHLAKLSLAHLNSGDCIINTSSVTAYRGSSHLVDYASTKGAITSFTRSLAKQIADKNLRVNGVAPGPIWTPLIPATFDDVSDFGQDTPLGRAGQPSEVAPAYVFLASKDASYITGQFIHVNGGEIIGA; translated from the coding sequence ATGAGTAAACCAAAAGAATTTCCAAAGCAAAGTCAAGATCAACCTGGAAAACAAAATGAGATGAATCCTAAACCGGAAATCATAAGGGCTGATTATAAAGGAAGCGATAAACTAAAAGGTAAAATTGCACTAATTACGGGTGGTGATAGTGGTATTGGCAGAAGTGTAGCCGTTCATTTTGCGCGTGAAGGTGCAGATGTGGCCATTGTTTATCTGTCTGAGACCGAAGATGCTAAAAAAACGAAAACCCTAGTAGAAAAAGAAGGGCAGTCGTGTCTTCTTATAAAAGCAGATTTAAAAAAGAGGAACGATTGTGAACGCGTCATAAAAGAATGTATGGATACGTATATAAAACTTAACATATTAGTGAATAATGCAGGCGTACAGTTTCCTAAAGATTCTATTGAAGACGTTTCAATGGATGATTTTGACGCCACTTATAAAACCAATATCTATCCGTATTTCCATTTGGCAAAGCTATCATTGGCACACTTAAATTCTGGAGATTGTATTATAAATACAAGCTCGGTTACAGCCTATAGAGGTAGTAGCCACTTAGTGGATTATGCAAGTACAAAAGGTGCGATTACCAGCTTTACCCGTTCACTGGCAAAGCAAATTGCCGATAAGAACTTAAGAGTGAATGGCGTAGCACCAGGACCAATTTGGACACCATTGATTCCAGCTACATTTGATGATGTGAGTGATTTTGGTCAGGACACACCTTTGGGTCGCGCAGGACAACCAAGTGAAGTGGCACCAGCTTATGTCTTTTTAGCATCGAAGGATGCCAGTTATATTACGGGACAATTTATTCATGTTAATGGAGGTGAAATCATTGGTGCATAG
- a CDS encoding GIY-YIG nuclease family protein: MIFIYIQTLKVKKGLEIPYRISVKRIDDDDVRFIPIHPQYEIQKRMFQRNNLEASEILNAPLFIDLADELIELFYGHQLVFFDLLQFKLLKSQFKSIGYNFEIKPILIWKPSLKHTPLEIDLSKNKSSKYSEDFAKYALNQMQAYITTPNYTESKERPIEHEKNGRDLSQYKLAPGVYYFLNAYGEVVYAGKAKNIRKRLQSHFSKSGKRSNIDYSLVNTIQVTYTGNDFIAQLIESNAIKDLKPQFNTQQVHTSAPYIISQGHTAKGIAKLKITRKDYLDQVPEQYFNRASVKQTLENFCKTHNLCRKHCGIETVKGPCSKYTKWNKGCVCSGDESIDNYNIRFKKAFKRFQTQKTRTLYKLKGRHKNEDAFVYDINGIYQGYGFIDKSEAISTESDILGYLSAQVNNYDTSRILSSVKRSIRAENIIHLSEI, encoded by the coding sequence ATGATATTTATTTATATTCAAACTTTAAAGGTTAAAAAAGGGCTGGAAATTCCCTATAGGATTTCGGTAAAGCGTATAGATGATGATGACGTTCGGTTTATACCAATTCACCCTCAATATGAAATTCAGAAACGGATGTTTCAACGCAATAACCTCGAGGCATCCGAAATTCTAAATGCGCCACTTTTTATAGATCTAGCTGATGAACTTATAGAACTTTTCTATGGCCATCAATTGGTTTTTTTTGATTTACTTCAGTTTAAATTACTTAAATCCCAGTTCAAATCAATTGGCTATAATTTTGAAATTAAACCCATCTTAATTTGGAAACCAAGTTTGAAGCATACCCCTTTAGAAATTGATTTATCAAAAAATAAGTCATCGAAGTATAGTGAGGATTTTGCAAAATATGCCTTGAATCAAATGCAGGCGTATATCACAACCCCAAATTATACGGAATCTAAAGAGCGCCCGATTGAACACGAGAAAAACGGTAGGGACTTATCCCAATACAAATTAGCACCTGGTGTTTATTATTTTTTAAACGCCTATGGTGAAGTTGTTTATGCAGGAAAAGCCAAAAATATCAGAAAACGCTTGCAGAGCCATTTTTCTAAAAGCGGAAAGCGCTCTAACATAGATTATTCCCTTGTCAATACTATTCAAGTTACGTATACCGGTAACGATTTTATTGCACAGCTCATAGAATCAAATGCTATCAAAGATTTAAAACCGCAATTCAACACGCAGCAAGTTCATACTTCTGCACCTTATATAATTAGTCAAGGTCACACCGCTAAGGGCATTGCGAAATTAAAAATTACAAGAAAGGATTACTTGGATCAGGTGCCAGAGCAATACTTTAATAGAGCTTCGGTAAAACAAACCTTAGAAAATTTTTGTAAAACGCATAATTTATGTAGGAAGCATTGTGGAATAGAAACCGTGAAAGGGCCGTGTTCTAAATATACAAAATGGAATAAGGGCTGTGTCTGTTCAGGGGATGAATCCATCGACAACTATAACATAAGATTTAAAAAAGCCTTTAAACGATTTCAAACCCAAAAGACGAGAACCCTTTATAAACTGAAAGGACGACACAAAAATGAAGACGCTTTTGTTTATGATATTAACGGCATTTATCAAGGTTATGGATTTATCGACAAGTCAGAAGCAATTAGCACCGAAAGCGATATTTTAGGGTATTTATCTGCTCAAGTCAATAATTACGACACCTCACGAATTTTAAGTAGTGTAAAGCGATCTATTAGAGCTGAAAACATAATTCATTTAAGTGAGATTTAA
- a CDS encoding TlpA disulfide reductase family protein → MKKLVIYTIVSLLFFSCKEEPKRTDYIINGTAKDIYNGVRVHLNETDEKGRDKIVETQMVVNEQFTFEGKMDTPTLYHITVNSVPGKLPIMVENSAIHVDINKAKISDSKITGSKSQNIYETYQNGLKDIEKEIGRLNSEMRRARSQRDMAKQAELKTQIEAVKDKQTQYTVAYINDHNEDIFSLYLIQEALKDPNMDVEKYRAAFNNLDASLKSSKDSAEIKLRLDNLYNTQMKTANLEVGKVAPNFKAPTANDKMVSLNDLMGKVTIIDFWAAWCGPCRRENPNVVKVYNEFHDQGLEIIGVSLDGSRGQKDPKKAWLDAVEKDQLKWTQVSYLKYFNDPVAQLYNIKSIPATYILDKDGTIVAKNLRGNALKQKVEELLKN, encoded by the coding sequence ATGAAAAAACTAGTCATTTACACCATCGTAAGTCTTTTATTTTTTAGTTGCAAAGAAGAACCAAAACGCACCGATTATATCATCAACGGTACGGCCAAAGATATTTATAATGGTGTAAGAGTACATCTTAATGAAACGGATGAAAAAGGAAGGGATAAGATCGTTGAAACCCAAATGGTGGTGAACGAGCAGTTTACTTTTGAAGGGAAAATGGACACACCAACCTTATATCACATCACCGTAAACAGTGTACCAGGAAAACTCCCAATAATGGTAGAAAACAGCGCAATACATGTTGATATCAATAAAGCAAAAATATCAGATTCGAAGATAACGGGTTCTAAATCCCAAAACATATATGAAACCTATCAAAATGGCTTAAAGGATATAGAAAAAGAAATAGGACGACTTAATTCTGAAATGCGAAGAGCAAGGTCGCAAAGGGATATGGCAAAACAAGCGGAACTAAAAACACAAATCGAGGCCGTAAAAGACAAACAAACGCAATATACCGTTGCTTATATAAATGACCACAACGAGGATATTTTTAGTCTTTATCTTATTCAGGAAGCACTAAAAGATCCTAATATGGATGTCGAAAAATATAGGGCTGCATTTAATAATTTAGACGCATCATTAAAGTCTTCTAAAGATAGCGCAGAAATTAAACTGAGATTAGACAACCTCTACAACACCCAAATGAAAACAGCCAATCTGGAAGTTGGTAAAGTAGCCCCTAATTTTAAAGCACCTACAGCAAATGATAAAATGGTATCTTTAAATGATCTTATGGGAAAAGTAACCATTATCGATTTTTGGGCAGCATGGTGTGGCCCATGCCGAAGGGAAAACCCAAATGTGGTTAAAGTCTACAACGAATTTCACGACCAAGGTCTAGAAATAATCGGTGTGTCCTTAGATGGGTCACGTGGACAAAAAGATCCCAAAAAAGCATGGTTGGATGCGGTTGAAAAAGACCAACTTAAATGGACTCAGGTATCGTATTTAAAATATTTCAATGATCCTGTAGCACAACTTTATAATATTAAGTCCATTCCAGCCACCTATATCCTTGATAAAGACGGAACCATTGTTGCAAAAAATCTTCGAGGAAATGCTCTAAAACAAAAAGTCGAAGAATTGTTGAAAAACTAA
- a CDS encoding DUF1622 domain-containing protein — protein MENFELYIEFIAYLIEAIGILTMVIAIGMALFRFIFSRQNTESRSYKILRRELGKGILLGLEILVAGDIIGTVVIEPTIDAALTLALIVLIRTFLSLSIEIEIEGKLPWRNNES, from the coding sequence ATGGAAAACTTTGAGTTATATATTGAATTCATTGCTTATCTCATAGAAGCAATAGGCATATTGACGATGGTTATTGCTATCGGAATGGCATTGTTTAGATTTATATTCTCACGTCAGAACACTGAATCACGAAGCTATAAAATTTTAAGGAGAGAATTGGGAAAGGGTATTCTATTAGGCCTTGAGATTTTGGTGGCTGGTGATATTATCGGAACCGTTGTTATAGAACCCACAATAGATGCGGCCCTAACATTAGCATTAATTGTTCTGATTAGAACATTTTTAAGTTTATCCATCGAGATTGAAATAGAAGGAAAATTACCTTGGCGGAACAATGAATCTTAA
- a CDS encoding BLUF domain-containing protein, producing MYQLTYRSKAISTLQVEDLDNILIKANEVNKINDITGCLIFLNGAFVQILEGGQKEVNTLFEKIKLDSRHHSVELLWENQYDKRHFSDWNMTYYRPNESAHTEYVNNLLLLSQFSEKFSGTLLRFWTSVGKLLNDDPNPITTR from the coding sequence ATGTATCAGCTCACTTACCGTTCAAAAGCAATATCTACTCTACAAGTTGAAGATTTAGACAACATTCTTATTAAAGCCAATGAAGTCAATAAAATCAACGATATTACAGGATGTCTTATATTTCTTAATGGCGCCTTCGTGCAAATTTTAGAAGGTGGACAGAAAGAAGTGAATACTTTATTTGAAAAAATTAAGCTCGATTCCCGTCACCATTCTGTGGAGTTACTATGGGAAAATCAATATGACAAAAGGCATTTTTCAGACTGGAATATGACCTACTACAGACCAAACGAATCAGCACATACAGAATATGTGAATAACCTTTTGTTGCTGTCTCAATTTTCAGAAAAATTTTCTGGAACCTTATTAAGGTTTTGGACTTCAGTTGGTAAACTTTTAAACGATGATCCGAATCCAATCACAACTAGATAA
- a CDS encoding type ISP restriction/modification enzyme, with amino-acid sequence MTIKEYVEIVSKRLQSGISREHSYRGDLETLVRTLVQGVEITNEPANVTDCGNPDYVITKGKIPVGYIEAKDIGKDLNSKSYKEQFERYKKALDNLIITDYIWFQFFQNGELVHEIKIGEIENNFVKPIPENFSKFENLIKDFSTHIGQTIKSSKKLAEMMAGKARLLQDILERAITSDEETQENTSLKGQFDTFKQILIHDLKPKGFADIYAQTLAYGMFAARLHDPTLNDFSRQEAAELIPKSNPFLRKLFGYIAGPDIDERIVTVVDNLAEVFRATNVEQLLKNFGKATQMHDPIIHFYETFLAEYDPKLRKARGVWYTPEPVVNFIVRAVDDILKTEFDLPQGLADTSKTKIKLDTQTPDKRSATGYKQIEKEVHKVQILDPATGTGTFLAEVVKFIYNKNFKAMKGAWSGYVEEHLIPRLNGFELLMASYAMAHLKLDMLLTETGYKSTKNERLNIYLTNSLEEHHKDTGTLFSNWLSSEANEANHIKRDTPVMCVIGNPPYAVSSTNKGKWIQGLLNDYKKNLNERKINLDDDYIKFLKYGQYYIVKNGEGILAYISNNSFIDGITHRQMRKNLLETFDKVYILDLHGNSKKKEVCPDGSPDQNVFDIMQGVSINIFVKTGYKKTNQLGKVYHSELYGKRDVKYPFLFDNSISSIKWKTLNNKKPYYFFVPKDFASEKSYMSGFKISELMSINSSGMETKCDNISVQFEKNVLESIVDSFKNQSCEVLKGIYTEKKNSSGWSFEKAKSSLINDDYQYEVVNYRVFDNRHTMVSNSSGGFIGRSRFEVMQHFLQENTGLCLIRNSRSGKFITPFLANKVVDKCIISTLDNAKIFPLYVYPNEKNKIFAEKKRKPNLDPKLVDQIAKKLDLTFTNEKEETIDTFAPIDILDYIYAVLHSPTYREKYKEFLKIDFPRVPYPKDEKTFWSLVKLGKEVREIHLLESNKVEDYITSYEMAENAENDHNVITTKIGKKDWEIIDTEKHLGRIWINESKYFDNVPVTAWEFYIGGYQPAQKWLKDRKERELKFEDILHYQKIIVALTETDRIMKEIDKIEIE; translated from the coding sequence ATGACAATAAAGGAATACGTAGAAATAGTAAGTAAAAGACTTCAATCTGGAATATCAAGAGAACATTCGTATAGAGGAGATTTAGAAACACTAGTTAGAACCTTAGTACAAGGTGTAGAAATAACAAACGAACCTGCAAATGTTACCGATTGCGGAAACCCTGATTATGTTATCACAAAAGGAAAAATTCCTGTTGGTTATATTGAAGCAAAAGATATTGGAAAAGATTTAAATAGTAAATCTTATAAAGAACAATTTGAGCGCTACAAAAAAGCACTTGACAATCTAATAATTACAGACTATATCTGGTTTCAATTCTTTCAAAACGGAGAGTTAGTTCACGAAATAAAAATTGGAGAGATTGAAAATAATTTTGTTAAACCAATTCCCGAAAACTTTTCAAAATTTGAGAACTTAATAAAAGATTTTTCTACGCACATTGGACAAACCATTAAATCGTCAAAAAAATTGGCAGAAATGATGGCTGGTAAAGCACGTTTATTACAAGACATATTAGAGCGTGCCATTACGTCTGATGAAGAAACTCAAGAAAACACCTCCTTAAAAGGACAATTCGATACATTTAAACAGATCTTAATTCACGATTTAAAACCTAAAGGTTTTGCAGATATTTATGCGCAAACCTTGGCATACGGAATGTTTGCAGCACGTTTACACGACCCAACTTTAAACGATTTTAGCAGACAAGAAGCAGCAGAACTTATACCAAAATCAAATCCATTTTTGCGAAAGCTTTTTGGCTATATCGCTGGACCAGATATTGACGAAAGAATTGTAACGGTAGTTGATAACCTTGCAGAAGTTTTTAGAGCTACAAACGTGGAGCAATTGTTAAAGAATTTTGGAAAGGCAACTCAAATGCACGACCCAATAATTCATTTTTATGAAACATTTTTGGCAGAATACGACCCAAAGTTACGTAAAGCAAGAGGTGTTTGGTATACACCAGAACCAGTTGTAAATTTTATAGTTCGTGCAGTAGACGATATTTTAAAAACAGAATTTGATTTACCACAAGGTCTAGCAGACACAAGTAAAACTAAAATAAAATTAGACACGCAAACACCTGACAAACGTTCTGCAACAGGGTATAAACAAATAGAAAAAGAAGTACACAAAGTACAAATACTTGACCCAGCGACAGGAACAGGTACTTTTTTAGCGGAAGTTGTGAAGTTTATTTACAACAAAAACTTTAAAGCAATGAAAGGTGCTTGGAGTGGTTATGTTGAAGAACATTTAATACCAAGATTAAACGGTTTTGAGTTGTTAATGGCTTCCTACGCTATGGCACATCTAAAATTAGATATGTTACTAACCGAAACTGGTTATAAATCTACTAAAAACGAACGTCTAAACATTTACTTAACCAACTCTTTAGAAGAACATCATAAAGATACTGGAACTCTATTTTCTAATTGGTTAAGTAGTGAAGCCAATGAAGCAAACCATATAAAACGTGATACACCTGTTATGTGTGTAATTGGTAATCCACCTTACGCTGTAAGTAGTACCAATAAAGGCAAATGGATTCAAGGTTTATTGAACGATTATAAAAAGAACTTAAACGAAAGAAAGATTAACCTTGATGATGACTACATCAAGTTTTTGAAATATGGTCAGTATTACATTGTTAAAAATGGAGAAGGTATTTTAGCATACATATCGAACAACAGTTTTATTGATGGTATAACGCATAGGCAAATGCGTAAAAATCTATTAGAAACATTTGACAAGGTTTACATTTTAGATTTACACGGAAATTCAAAGAAGAAAGAAGTTTGCCCTGATGGCTCACCAGACCAAAATGTATTCGATATTATGCAAGGTGTCTCTATCAATATCTTTGTAAAGACTGGCTACAAAAAAACTAATCAACTAGGTAAGGTTTATCATTCGGAACTCTACGGAAAAAGAGATGTCAAATACCCTTTTCTTTTTGACAACTCAATTTCGTCAATAAAATGGAAAACTTTAAACAACAAAAAACCATATTACTTTTTTGTACCAAAAGATTTTGCATCTGAAAAAAGCTATATGTCAGGTTTTAAAATTAGTGAGTTAATGTCAATAAATTCAAGTGGTATGGAAACCAAATGTGACAATATTTCCGTCCAATTCGAGAAAAATGTATTAGAAAGTATAGTAGATAGTTTTAAAAATCAGTCTTGTGAAGTATTAAAGGGAATATATACAGAAAAGAAAAACTCTAGCGGTTGGTCCTTTGAAAAAGCGAAGAGCAGCTTGATAAATGATGATTATCAGTATGAAGTAGTTAATTATCGTGTTTTTGATAATAGGCACACGATGGTTTCAAATAGCTCTGGAGGGTTCATTGGTCGTTCTAGATTTGAAGTTATGCAACATTTTCTGCAGGAAAATACAGGGCTTTGTTTAATCCGTAACTCAAGAAGCGGGAAATTTATTACGCCTTTTCTAGCTAATAAAGTTGTTGATAAGTGTATAATTTCCACATTGGATAATGCTAAAATTTTCCCGTTATATGTTTATCCAAATGAAAAAAATAAAATTTTTGCTGAAAAAAAACGTAAACCAAATCTCGACCCAAAACTAGTAGACCAAATAGCAAAAAAATTAGACTTAACATTTACCAACGAAAAAGAAGAAACTATAGACACCTTTGCACCAATAGATATTTTGGATTACATCTATGCTGTTTTACACTCACCAACGTACAGAGAAAAATACAAAGAGTTTTTAAAAATAGATTTCCCAAGAGTACCATATCCAAAAGACGAAAAAACGTTTTGGAGTTTAGTTAAATTAGGTAAAGAAGTACGAGAAATTCATCTGTTAGAAAGTAACAAAGTTGAGGATTACATTACAAGTTATGAAATGGCAGAAAATGCAGAAAACGACCATAATGTAATTACAACAAAAATCGGAAAGAAAGATTGGGAAATAATCGACACCGAAAAACATTTAGGTAGAATTTGGATAAACGAAAGCAAATATTTTGACAATGTTCCTGTAACCGCTTGGGAATTTTATATTGGTGGTTATCAACCAGCACAGAAATGGTTAAAAGACAGAAAGGAAAGAGAACTAAAATTTGAGGATATTTTACATTATCAGAAAATAATAGTTGCTCTAACTGAAACTGATAGAATAATGAAAGAAATTGATAAAATAGAAATTGAATAA
- a CDS encoding D-2-hydroxyacid dehydrogenase has product MKIVILDGYTLNPGDLDWDAFESLGDLTVFDRTEHNTKKIIEAIGDAEIVLTNKTPISEAVFQKAPKLKYIGLLATGYNNVDIDTAQDLDIIVTNIPTYGTTAVAQFTMALLLEMCHHVGEHNSAVQHGEWRNRKDFSFWNYPLIELEGKTMGIIGFGSIGRATAKLAQAFGMKILTTQSSNNPETETAIKVVDMDTLFKNSDVVSLHLPLTDDTEGLINKTTIAKMKDSAMLINTARGGLIIEKDLKEALNSGQLAYAAVDVVSTEPITEDNPLLKAKNCIITPHIAWAPKASRTRLMNTAIENLKAFLNDQPVNVVKP; this is encoded by the coding sequence ATGAAAATTGTCATTTTAGACGGCTATACCTTAAATCCTGGAGATCTGGATTGGGATGCCTTCGAAAGCTTAGGCGACTTAACGGTTTTTGACCGTACCGAACACAATACTAAAAAAATCATTGAAGCTATTGGTGATGCCGAAATTGTATTGACCAACAAAACCCCAATTTCAGAAGCGGTATTTCAGAAAGCACCAAAATTAAAATATATTGGATTGCTCGCTACAGGATACAATAATGTAGATATCGACACTGCCCAAGATTTAGATATTATAGTGACCAATATCCCAACCTACGGCACAACCGCAGTGGCACAATTTACCATGGCTTTACTTTTAGAAATGTGCCATCATGTCGGCGAACACAACAGCGCAGTACAACATGGCGAATGGCGTAACCGTAAGGACTTTTCATTTTGGAACTATCCACTGATTGAATTAGAGGGCAAAACGATGGGAATCATTGGTTTTGGAAGTATAGGACGTGCCACCGCTAAGTTGGCACAGGCCTTTGGAATGAAAATTTTAACAACCCAAAGCAGTAATAATCCCGAAACGGAAACGGCTATAAAAGTGGTAGATATGGATACACTCTTTAAAAATTCCGATGTGGTAAGTTTGCATTTACCCTTAACAGATGACACTGAAGGTTTAATCAATAAAACCACAATCGCTAAAATGAAAGACAGCGCCATGCTCATCAATACAGCGCGTGGCGGATTAATTATAGAAAAGGATCTCAAAGAGGCTTTAAACTCAGGTCAATTGGCGTATGCCGCTGTAGACGTGGTGTCAACCGAACCCATTACCGAAGACAATCCACTTTTAAAAGCAAAAAATTGTATCATCACACCACATATCGCATGGGCACCAAAAGCCTCTAGAACACGACTTATGAATACCGCCATCGAAAATCTTAAAGCATTTCTAAACGACCAACCTGTTAATGTTGTAAAGCCTTAA
- a CDS encoding ferritin-like domain-containing protein produces the protein MGLYDEKTENKLNDLIEKAYDAEKGFKTVAEHVDNPKLKSFFNEKARERSEHVNDLTTTLRKKGMDVNQNDGSISGSLHRAWIDTKAFFSVDDDESMLEEVRNGEKQAIDDYEDILNHCELNPTLRELLLKQKSEIQASYNKADYLEGIH, from the coding sequence ATGGGACTATATGACGAAAAAACAGAAAACAAGTTGAATGACTTAATCGAAAAGGCTTACGACGCTGAAAAAGGATTCAAAACGGTGGCAGAACATGTTGATAATCCAAAATTGAAGTCGTTTTTTAATGAGAAAGCTAGAGAAAGAAGTGAGCATGTTAATGATTTAACTACCACCCTTAGAAAAAAAGGGATGGACGTTAATCAGAACGACGGCAGTATTAGCGGTTCATTACATAGAGCTTGGATTGACACCAAAGCTTTCTTTTCTGTGGATGATGATGAATCGATGTTAGAGGAAGTTAGAAATGGCGAAAAACAAGCCATTGACGATTATGAGGATATTCTTAACCACTGTGAATTAAATCCGACATTAAGAGAATTACTTTTAAAACAAAAATCTGAGATTCAAGCGAGTTATAACAAAGCAGATTATTTAGAGGGTATTCATTAA